A genomic segment from Wolbachia endosymbiont of Ctenocephalides felis wCfeF encodes:
- a CDS encoding Transposon gamma-delta resolvase — protein MVTVSLYARVSSGKQAQENTIASQVAALEKQISTDGYKLLSEYKFIDNGYSGSNLVRPDLEKLRDKVTEGKIDRIYIHSPDRLSRKYAYQMVLLEEFEKAGAETVFLNYEINDNPESQLLLQMQGMIAEYERAKIMERSRRGKIYAANKGCVSVMGGAPYGYRYIDKYMGGGQALFEINEEEANVVRKVFLWVGRERTSIGEVCRRLNTMSIITRTGKKCWDRSVIWGMLKNPAYKGQAAFGKTKVGVKLQHIRPQKHSCEQPKDNYSTYSVEKANWIYVKVPNIVDEDVFDIVQEQLAENRKIARTRERGAKHLLQGLIVCKRCRYAYYGSPVRNKRGEKIDHYAYYRCIGRDSYRFGGNKICDNKHIRTDALETAVWEEVKHLLKNPNRVLEEYRRRLSELKKSSWDQKSDLLEKQEKKLKRGIARLIDSYAQEYINQEEFEPRIKAMKQSLKTIEEEKKRIFDQKKLKQELALVVTNLEDFSSNIRSNLDNADWLTKRDIIRTLVKRIEINLEDVNVVFRVKELPNSSGHSGEEKKNLQHCWRGNYTTLRGTCSCRIQSF, from the coding sequence ATGGTAACAGTGAGTTTATATGCAAGAGTTTCTTCAGGGAAACAAGCACAAGAAAATACAATAGCAAGTCAAGTTGCAGCTTTAGAGAAGCAAATTAGTACGGATGGGTACAAATTATTAAGTGAGTATAAATTTATTGATAATGGCTACAGTGGATCTAATTTAGTCCGTCCTGATCTAGAAAAATTACGTGATAAAGTAACAGAAGGTAAAATTGATAGGATTTACATTCATTCACCTGATCGCTTATCTAGGAAATATGCATATCAAATGGTATTACTTGAAGAATTTGAGAAAGCAGGAGCAGAAACGGTTTTCTTAAATTATGAGATTAACGATAATCCAGAATCTCAGTTACTGTTACAAATGCAAGGTATGATAGCAGAATATGAACGAGCGAAAATTATGGAACGAAGTCGTCGCGGAAAGATTTACGCAGCTAATAAAGGTTGTGTAAGCGTAATGGGAGGAGCTCCTTATGGTTATCGTTATATAGATAAATATATGGGAGGAGGACAAGCTTTATTTGAAATAAACGAAGAAGAAGCTAATGTTGTTAGGAAAGTATTTTTGTGGGTAGGAAGAGAAAGGACAAGTATTGGGGAAGTGTGTCGTCGGCTAAACACTATGTCTATTATAACACGAACAGGAAAAAAGTGCTGGGATAGAAGTGTGATTTGGGGTATGTTAAAAAATCCTGCTTACAAAGGACAAGCGGCTTTTGGTAAAACAAAAGTAGGTGTAAAGTTACAACATATCAGACCACAGAAACATTCTTGTGAACAACCGAAAGATAATTACTCTACCTATTCTGTTGAAAAAGCAAATTGGATTTATGTTAAAGTGCCAAATATAGTGGACGAAGATGTATTTGATATAGTTCAAGAACAATTAGCTGAGAATAGAAAAATAGCAAGGACAAGAGAAAGAGGAGCAAAACATTTACTACAAGGTTTAATCGTATGTAAGCGTTGTCGTTATGCATATTACGGAAGTCCTGTAAGAAATAAGCGAGGAGAAAAAATTGATCATTATGCTTATTATCGTTGTATTGGTAGAGATTCTTACCGTTTTGGTGGTAATAAAATTTGTGATAATAAACACATTCGTACAGATGCATTAGAAACAGCCGTGTGGGAAGAGGTTAAGCATTTATTGAAAAATCCAAATAGGGTTTTAGAAGAATACAGGCGTAGACTTTCAGAGCTTAAAAAATCATCATGGGATCAAAAAAGCGATTTACTAGAGAAGCAAGAAAAGAAATTAAAACGTGGTATTGCTAGACTTATTGATAGTTATGCTCAAGAATATATTAATCAAGAAGAATTTGAACCACGAATTAAAGCAATGAAACAAAGCTTAAAAACAATTGAAGAGGAGAAGAAAAGGATATTCGATCAAAAGAAATTAAAACAGGAATTAGCTTTGGTTGTAACCAATTTAGAAGACTTTTCTTCCAATATTAGATCAAACCTTGATAACGCAGACTGGCTAACTAAACGTGATATTATCAGAACTTTAGTCAAGAGAATTGAAATTAACCTTGAGGACGTAAATGTGGTATTTCGTGTAAAAGAGCTACCAAACTCTTCTGGACATAGTGGAGAAGAAAAGAAAAATTTGCAACATTGTTGGCGGGGTAATTATACCACCTTGCGGGGTACCTGCAGTTGTAGGATACAGAGTTTTTGA
- a CDS encoding hypothetical protein (UPF0758 protein): MNNSEKLTEEIERVLQSGGGSALFDREIVAVLLGAVHDRKQAQDVTKTLMDNCPGIGEILGREIDDLKMIEGMTEHAAAAIECVKEAYKRALREGLKRGPVMDSQEKLIEYVRVNIGFSAKEAVLIIYLDKQNRLIRDEVYFGTIDEVHLSERKVVKKALSMEAASIILSHNHPGGSLEPSEDDKVMTRELLSACQGVGIELEDHIIMTDKGYCSFKERELL, from the coding sequence ATGAATAATAGTGAAAAACTTACAGAAGAAATAGAGAGAGTATTACAGAGCGGAGGAGGAAGTGCTTTATTTGATCGTGAAATAGTGGCAGTGCTTCTAGGAGCAGTTCATGACAGAAAGCAAGCACAAGATGTTACTAAAACTCTAATGGATAACTGCCCAGGAATAGGAGAAATTTTGGGACGAGAAATCGATGATCTGAAAATGATAGAAGGAATGACCGAACATGCAGCTGCAGCAATTGAATGTGTAAAAGAAGCTTATAAGAGGGCACTCAGAGAAGGATTAAAGAGAGGCCCAGTAATGGATAGCCAAGAAAAGCTGATAGAGTATGTAAGGGTAAACATAGGCTTTTCAGCAAAAGAAGCTGTCCTGATAATATACTTGGATAAACAGAACCGTCTGATAAGAGATGAAGTGTATTTTGGTACAATAGATGAAGTACACCTATCTGAAAGGAAAGTGGTAAAAAAGGCATTATCAATGGAAGCAGCATCGATAATATTATCTCACAATCATCCAGGAGGGAGTTTAGAACCGTCGGAAGATGATAAAGTAATGACTAGAGAATTACTGTCAGCATGTCAAGGAGTGGGAATTGAACTAGAGGATCACATTATTATGACAGACAAAGGATATTGCAGTTTTAAGGAAAGAGAGTTGTTATAA
- a CDS encoding Group II intron-encoded protein LtrA has product MITSKTVSAPTNSSEAWNQLPWKKCQKAVMRLQRRIVKAVQQGRWGKVKAVQHLLTRSFSGKALAVKRVTENQGKNTAGVDRQIWSTCNTKFQGIKLLKQRGYKPSPLKRIYISKFNGKRRPLGIPTIKDRAMQALYLFALEPVAETISDRHSYGFRPKRSCTDATVACHLLLASRKQLQWILEGDIKGCFDNINHEWLMKHIPMEKKILHSWLKAGFLESKTLYPTTAGTPQGGIITPPTMLQIFLFFSTMSRRVW; this is encoded by the coding sequence ATGATTACAAGTAAAACTGTAAGTGCACCTACCAACAGCTCTGAAGCATGGAACCAGTTACCATGGAAGAAATGCCAAAAGGCTGTTATGAGGCTACAAAGGCGTATTGTTAAGGCTGTTCAACAAGGAAGATGGGGTAAGGTGAAAGCTGTACAACATCTTCTCACACGCTCTTTTAGTGGCAAAGCCTTGGCTGTTAAGAGAGTGACTGAAAATCAAGGAAAAAACACAGCAGGTGTAGATCGTCAAATATGGTCAACTTGCAACACAAAATTTCAAGGAATAAAGCTATTAAAACAAAGAGGATACAAACCTTCTCCGCTAAAACGGATCTACATCAGTAAGTTTAATGGCAAAAGAAGACCTCTTGGAATCCCCACGATAAAAGATAGAGCCATGCAAGCATTATATTTGTTTGCCTTGGAACCGGTAGCTGAAACAATCAGTGACCGTCACTCCTATGGCTTTAGACCTAAAAGATCCTGCACAGACGCTACTGTGGCTTGTCACTTGTTACTGGCAAGTCGCAAGCAACTACAATGGATACTTGAAGGTGATATCAAAGGGTGTTTTGATAATATTAACCATGAATGGCTCATGAAGCATATTCCTATGGAGAAGAAAATTCTTCATAGCTGGTTAAAAGCTGGCTTCCTAGAATCAAAAACTCTGTATCCTACAACTGCAGGTACCCCGCAAGGTGGTATAATTACCCCGCCAACAATGTTGCAAATTTTTCTTTTCTTCTCCACTATGTCCAGAAGAGTTTGGTAG